From one Malus sylvestris chromosome 1, drMalSylv7.2, whole genome shotgun sequence genomic stretch:
- the LOC126623410 gene encoding uncharacterized protein LOC126623410 isoform X1 yields the protein MSFQPKSLWTPRDSSCLTDGEMGYDNSSRLDSKRGHQWFMDSNGPELFNNKKQTMEAVNGRPVSEMGYDNPSRLDSKQGHPWFVDSNGVELFNNKKHAMEAANGRPVSGVPHLAISPWENTSGFQSVPCPFSDRLFGSEPVRTINPGERNIQPVGNGHMNLGRKGFENQYRNDPSVGLSMSNSIEDQSSCLNFGGLRKVKVNEVRDSENVMSASMGHSYIRGDNNTISVSTAYNKSNDNTISLGPTYNNGEENRISIGPAFNKADGNFISMGHTYSKGNGNFISMAQNYNKGNNSNLSMGPPFDKDDGSFISIGQSCEKGDSSFISLGSSYNKGDENFISMGATYGKANENFISMAPTYDKQTDNITSMGPTYDKADSNVVPIGPPYDKGATNSMSHNYNKNDSSTISFGSFHDEPETNPSGGIISSYDLLTSSQNTAPQSEELGLKDPVQSHTDPNVGEALQVDSKTDTVPKNKEPRTARKAPPNNFPSNVKSLLSTGMFDGVPVNYVSWSREKNLKATIKGAGYLCSCDQCNHTKSLNAYEFERHAGAKTKHPNNHIYFENGKTIYAVVQELKNTPQDMLFEVIQTVTGSPINQKNFRIWKASYQAATRELQRIYGKDETTVPS from the exons ATG TCTTTCCAACCCAAAAGTTTGTGGACTCCGAGAGATTCTAGCTGTTTAACTGATGGAGAGATGGGTTATGACAATTCTTCCAGATTAGATTCAAAGCGTGGTCACCAGTGGTTTATGGATTCCAATGGGCCGGAGCTCTTCAACAACAAGAAGCAAACAATGGAGGCTGTTAATGGCAGGCCAGTTTCAGAGATGGGTTATGACAATCCTTCCAGATTAGATTCAAAGCAAGGTCACCCATGGTTTGTGGATTCCAATGGGGTGGAGCTCTTCAACAACAAGAAGCACGCAATGGAGGCTGCTAATGGCAGGCCAGTTTCAGGAGTTCCACATTTGGCTATTTCGCCGTGGGAAAATACTTCAGGGTTTCAGTCAGTTCCATGTCCATTCTCTGATCGGCTTTTCGGATCTGAGCCAGTACGGACAATCAACCCAGGTGAGAGGAACATTCAACCTGTTGGAAATGGACATATGAATTTGGGAAGAAAGGGTTTTGAGAATCAATATCGAAATGATCCGTCAGTGGGTTTGTCAATGTCTAACTCTATTGAAGACCAATCATCATGTCTCAATTTTGGTGGACTCAGAAAAGTTAAGGTCAATGAAGTTAGGGACTCTGAGAACGTCATGTCTGCGTCAATGGGGCACTCCTACATTAGAGGAGACAACAATACAATTTCAGTGAGTACTGCATATAATAAGAGCAATGACAACACCATATCTTTGGGTCCGACTTATAATAATGGCGAAGAGAACAGAATCTCAATAGGGCCTGCCTTTAATAAAGCAGATGGCAATTTCATTTCAATGGGTCACACCTACAGTAAGGGAAATGGGAATTTCATATCGATGGCTCAAAATTATAACAAGGGCAACAATAGTAACTTATCAATGGGTCCGCCCTTTGACAAGGACGATGGAAGTTTTATATCAATAGGCCAGTCATGTGAAAAGGGAGATAGCAGTTTCATATCGTTAGGTAGCTCCTACAACAAAGGTGATGAGAATTTTATTTCTATGGGTGCAACATATGGTAAGGCAAATGAGAATTTCATCTCAATGGCTCCCACCTATGATAAACAGACTGATAATATTACATCAATGGGTCCGACCTATGACAAGGCTGATTCGAATGTTGTACCAATTGGTCCTCCCTATGATAAAGGAGCTACCAATTCTATGAGTCATAATTACAATAAGAATGACAGCAGCACCATCTCTTTTGGAAGTTTCCATGATGAACCCGAGACAAATCCTTCTGGCGGGATCATCAGCAGCTATGATTTGCTGACGAGTAGTCAGAACACGGCTCCGCAGTCAGAAGAACTTGGCCTGAAGGATCCAGTTCAGTCACATACAGATCCAAATGTAGGTGAAGCTCTGCAAGTTGATTCTAAAACTGATACGGTTCCAAAAAATAAAGAGCCAAGGACTGCTAGGAAAGCTCCTCCAAACAACTTCCCTTCAAATGTCAAAAGTTTGTTATCGACTGGTATGTTTGATGGCGTTCCGGTGAATTATGTTTCCTGGTCACGGGAG AAAAACCTCAAAGCAACCATAAAAGGGGCCGGGTATCTATGTTCCTGCGATCAATGCAATCACACAAAG TCTCTTAATGCTTATGAGTTTGAGCGTCATGCTGGTGCCAAGACCAAACATCCCAATAATCACATCTACTTTGAGAACGGAAAGACCATTTATGCAGTAGTCCAAGAGCTGAAGAACACTCCTCAGGACATGCTGTTTGAGGTCATTCAAACCGTGACAGGGTCTCCTATTAATCAGAAGAATTTCCGCATCTGGAAAG CATCATATCAAGCTGCAACCCGAGAACTTCAGCGTATCTATGGAAAAGATGAAACCACTGTACCTTCTTGA
- the LOC126623410 gene encoding uncharacterized protein LOC126623410 isoform X2 — MSFQPKSLWTPRDYDNSSRLDSKRGHQWFMDSNGPELFNNKKQTMEAVNGRPVSEMGYDNPSRLDSKQGHPWFVDSNGVELFNNKKHAMEAANGRPVSGVPHLAISPWENTSGFQSVPCPFSDRLFGSEPVRTINPGERNIQPVGNGHMNLGRKGFENQYRNDPSVGLSMSNSIEDQSSCLNFGGLRKVKVNEVRDSENVMSASMGHSYIRGDNNTISVSTAYNKSNDNTISLGPTYNNGEENRISIGPAFNKADGNFISMGHTYSKGNGNFISMAQNYNKGNNSNLSMGPPFDKDDGSFISIGQSCEKGDSSFISLGSSYNKGDENFISMGATYGKANENFISMAPTYDKQTDNITSMGPTYDKADSNVVPIGPPYDKGATNSMSHNYNKNDSSTISFGSFHDEPETNPSGGIISSYDLLTSSQNTAPQSEELGLKDPVQSHTDPNVGEALQVDSKTDTVPKNKEPRTARKAPPNNFPSNVKSLLSTGMFDGVPVNYVSWSREKNLKATIKGAGYLCSCDQCNHTKSLNAYEFERHAGAKTKHPNNHIYFENGKTIYAVVQELKNTPQDMLFEVIQTVTGSPINQKNFRIWKASYQAATRELQRIYGKDETTVPS, encoded by the exons ATG TCTTTCCAACCCAAAAGTTTGTGGACTCCGAGAGATT ATGACAATTCTTCCAGATTAGATTCAAAGCGTGGTCACCAGTGGTTTATGGATTCCAATGGGCCGGAGCTCTTCAACAACAAGAAGCAAACAATGGAGGCTGTTAATGGCAGGCCAGTTTCAGAGATGGGTTATGACAATCCTTCCAGATTAGATTCAAAGCAAGGTCACCCATGGTTTGTGGATTCCAATGGGGTGGAGCTCTTCAACAACAAGAAGCACGCAATGGAGGCTGCTAATGGCAGGCCAGTTTCAGGAGTTCCACATTTGGCTATTTCGCCGTGGGAAAATACTTCAGGGTTTCAGTCAGTTCCATGTCCATTCTCTGATCGGCTTTTCGGATCTGAGCCAGTACGGACAATCAACCCAGGTGAGAGGAACATTCAACCTGTTGGAAATGGACATATGAATTTGGGAAGAAAGGGTTTTGAGAATCAATATCGAAATGATCCGTCAGTGGGTTTGTCAATGTCTAACTCTATTGAAGACCAATCATCATGTCTCAATTTTGGTGGACTCAGAAAAGTTAAGGTCAATGAAGTTAGGGACTCTGAGAACGTCATGTCTGCGTCAATGGGGCACTCCTACATTAGAGGAGACAACAATACAATTTCAGTGAGTACTGCATATAATAAGAGCAATGACAACACCATATCTTTGGGTCCGACTTATAATAATGGCGAAGAGAACAGAATCTCAATAGGGCCTGCCTTTAATAAAGCAGATGGCAATTTCATTTCAATGGGTCACACCTACAGTAAGGGAAATGGGAATTTCATATCGATGGCTCAAAATTATAACAAGGGCAACAATAGTAACTTATCAATGGGTCCGCCCTTTGACAAGGACGATGGAAGTTTTATATCAATAGGCCAGTCATGTGAAAAGGGAGATAGCAGTTTCATATCGTTAGGTAGCTCCTACAACAAAGGTGATGAGAATTTTATTTCTATGGGTGCAACATATGGTAAGGCAAATGAGAATTTCATCTCAATGGCTCCCACCTATGATAAACAGACTGATAATATTACATCAATGGGTCCGACCTATGACAAGGCTGATTCGAATGTTGTACCAATTGGTCCTCCCTATGATAAAGGAGCTACCAATTCTATGAGTCATAATTACAATAAGAATGACAGCAGCACCATCTCTTTTGGAAGTTTCCATGATGAACCCGAGACAAATCCTTCTGGCGGGATCATCAGCAGCTATGATTTGCTGACGAGTAGTCAGAACACGGCTCCGCAGTCAGAAGAACTTGGCCTGAAGGATCCAGTTCAGTCACATACAGATCCAAATGTAGGTGAAGCTCTGCAAGTTGATTCTAAAACTGATACGGTTCCAAAAAATAAAGAGCCAAGGACTGCTAGGAAAGCTCCTCCAAACAACTTCCCTTCAAATGTCAAAAGTTTGTTATCGACTGGTATGTTTGATGGCGTTCCGGTGAATTATGTTTCCTGGTCACGGGAG AAAAACCTCAAAGCAACCATAAAAGGGGCCGGGTATCTATGTTCCTGCGATCAATGCAATCACACAAAG TCTCTTAATGCTTATGAGTTTGAGCGTCATGCTGGTGCCAAGACCAAACATCCCAATAATCACATCTACTTTGAGAACGGAAAGACCATTTATGCAGTAGTCCAAGAGCTGAAGAACACTCCTCAGGACATGCTGTTTGAGGTCATTCAAACCGTGACAGGGTCTCCTATTAATCAGAAGAATTTCCGCATCTGGAAAG CATCATATCAAGCTGCAACCCGAGAACTTCAGCGTATCTATGGAAAAGATGAAACCACTGTACCTTCTTGA
- the LOC126623410 gene encoding uncharacterized protein LOC126623410 isoform X4 has protein sequence MDSNGPELFNNKKQTMEAVNGRPVSEMGYDNPSRLDSKQGHPWFVDSNGVELFNNKKHAMEAANGRPVSGVPHLAISPWENTSGFQSVPCPFSDRLFGSEPVRTINPGERNIQPVGNGHMNLGRKGFENQYRNDPSVGLSMSNSIEDQSSCLNFGGLRKVKVNEVRDSENVMSASMGHSYIRGDNNTISVSTAYNKSNDNTISLGPTYNNGEENRISIGPAFNKADGNFISMGHTYSKGNGNFISMAQNYNKGNNSNLSMGPPFDKDDGSFISIGQSCEKGDSSFISLGSSYNKGDENFISMGATYGKANENFISMAPTYDKQTDNITSMGPTYDKADSNVVPIGPPYDKGATNSMSHNYNKNDSSTISFGSFHDEPETNPSGGIISSYDLLTSSQNTAPQSEELGLKDPVQSHTDPNVGEALQVDSKTDTVPKNKEPRTARKAPPNNFPSNVKSLLSTGMFDGVPVNYVSWSREKNLKATIKGAGYLCSCDQCNHTKSLNAYEFERHAGAKTKHPNNHIYFENGKTIYAVVQELKNTPQDMLFEVIQTVTGSPINQKNFRIWKASYQAATRELQRIYGKDETTVPS, from the exons ATGGATTCCAATGGGCCGGAGCTCTTCAACAACAAGAAGCAAACAATGGAGGCTGTTAATGGCAGGCCAGTTTCAGAGATGGGTTATGACAATCCTTCCAGATTAGATTCAAAGCAAGGTCACCCATGGTTTGTGGATTCCAATGGGGTGGAGCTCTTCAACAACAAGAAGCACGCAATGGAGGCTGCTAATGGCAGGCCAGTTTCAGGAGTTCCACATTTGGCTATTTCGCCGTGGGAAAATACTTCAGGGTTTCAGTCAGTTCCATGTCCATTCTCTGATCGGCTTTTCGGATCTGAGCCAGTACGGACAATCAACCCAGGTGAGAGGAACATTCAACCTGTTGGAAATGGACATATGAATTTGGGAAGAAAGGGTTTTGAGAATCAATATCGAAATGATCCGTCAGTGGGTTTGTCAATGTCTAACTCTATTGAAGACCAATCATCATGTCTCAATTTTGGTGGACTCAGAAAAGTTAAGGTCAATGAAGTTAGGGACTCTGAGAACGTCATGTCTGCGTCAATGGGGCACTCCTACATTAGAGGAGACAACAATACAATTTCAGTGAGTACTGCATATAATAAGAGCAATGACAACACCATATCTTTGGGTCCGACTTATAATAATGGCGAAGAGAACAGAATCTCAATAGGGCCTGCCTTTAATAAAGCAGATGGCAATTTCATTTCAATGGGTCACACCTACAGTAAGGGAAATGGGAATTTCATATCGATGGCTCAAAATTATAACAAGGGCAACAATAGTAACTTATCAATGGGTCCGCCCTTTGACAAGGACGATGGAAGTTTTATATCAATAGGCCAGTCATGTGAAAAGGGAGATAGCAGTTTCATATCGTTAGGTAGCTCCTACAACAAAGGTGATGAGAATTTTATTTCTATGGGTGCAACATATGGTAAGGCAAATGAGAATTTCATCTCAATGGCTCCCACCTATGATAAACAGACTGATAATATTACATCAATGGGTCCGACCTATGACAAGGCTGATTCGAATGTTGTACCAATTGGTCCTCCCTATGATAAAGGAGCTACCAATTCTATGAGTCATAATTACAATAAGAATGACAGCAGCACCATCTCTTTTGGAAGTTTCCATGATGAACCCGAGACAAATCCTTCTGGCGGGATCATCAGCAGCTATGATTTGCTGACGAGTAGTCAGAACACGGCTCCGCAGTCAGAAGAACTTGGCCTGAAGGATCCAGTTCAGTCACATACAGATCCAAATGTAGGTGAAGCTCTGCAAGTTGATTCTAAAACTGATACGGTTCCAAAAAATAAAGAGCCAAGGACTGCTAGGAAAGCTCCTCCAAACAACTTCCCTTCAAATGTCAAAAGTTTGTTATCGACTGGTATGTTTGATGGCGTTCCGGTGAATTATGTTTCCTGGTCACGGGAG AAAAACCTCAAAGCAACCATAAAAGGGGCCGGGTATCTATGTTCCTGCGATCAATGCAATCACACAAAG TCTCTTAATGCTTATGAGTTTGAGCGTCATGCTGGTGCCAAGACCAAACATCCCAATAATCACATCTACTTTGAGAACGGAAAGACCATTTATGCAGTAGTCCAAGAGCTGAAGAACACTCCTCAGGACATGCTGTTTGAGGTCATTCAAACCGTGACAGGGTCTCCTATTAATCAGAAGAATTTCCGCATCTGGAAAG CATCATATCAAGCTGCAACCCGAGAACTTCAGCGTATCTATGGAAAAGATGAAACCACTGTACCTTCTTGA
- the LOC126623410 gene encoding uncharacterized protein LOC126623410 isoform X3, producing MGYDNSSRLDSKRGHQWFMDSNGPELFNNKKQTMEAVNGRPVSEMGYDNPSRLDSKQGHPWFVDSNGVELFNNKKHAMEAANGRPVSGVPHLAISPWENTSGFQSVPCPFSDRLFGSEPVRTINPGERNIQPVGNGHMNLGRKGFENQYRNDPSVGLSMSNSIEDQSSCLNFGGLRKVKVNEVRDSENVMSASMGHSYIRGDNNTISVSTAYNKSNDNTISLGPTYNNGEENRISIGPAFNKADGNFISMGHTYSKGNGNFISMAQNYNKGNNSNLSMGPPFDKDDGSFISIGQSCEKGDSSFISLGSSYNKGDENFISMGATYGKANENFISMAPTYDKQTDNITSMGPTYDKADSNVVPIGPPYDKGATNSMSHNYNKNDSSTISFGSFHDEPETNPSGGIISSYDLLTSSQNTAPQSEELGLKDPVQSHTDPNVGEALQVDSKTDTVPKNKEPRTARKAPPNNFPSNVKSLLSTGMFDGVPVNYVSWSREKNLKATIKGAGYLCSCDQCNHTKSLNAYEFERHAGAKTKHPNNHIYFENGKTIYAVVQELKNTPQDMLFEVIQTVTGSPINQKNFRIWKASYQAATRELQRIYGKDETTVPS from the exons ATGGGTTATGACAATTCTTCCAGATTAGATTCAAAGCGTGGTCACCAGTGGTTTATGGATTCCAATGGGCCGGAGCTCTTCAACAACAAGAAGCAAACAATGGAGGCTGTTAATGGCAGGCCAGTTTCAGAGATGGGTTATGACAATCCTTCCAGATTAGATTCAAAGCAAGGTCACCCATGGTTTGTGGATTCCAATGGGGTGGAGCTCTTCAACAACAAGAAGCACGCAATGGAGGCTGCTAATGGCAGGCCAGTTTCAGGAGTTCCACATTTGGCTATTTCGCCGTGGGAAAATACTTCAGGGTTTCAGTCAGTTCCATGTCCATTCTCTGATCGGCTTTTCGGATCTGAGCCAGTACGGACAATCAACCCAGGTGAGAGGAACATTCAACCTGTTGGAAATGGACATATGAATTTGGGAAGAAAGGGTTTTGAGAATCAATATCGAAATGATCCGTCAGTGGGTTTGTCAATGTCTAACTCTATTGAAGACCAATCATCATGTCTCAATTTTGGTGGACTCAGAAAAGTTAAGGTCAATGAAGTTAGGGACTCTGAGAACGTCATGTCTGCGTCAATGGGGCACTCCTACATTAGAGGAGACAACAATACAATTTCAGTGAGTACTGCATATAATAAGAGCAATGACAACACCATATCTTTGGGTCCGACTTATAATAATGGCGAAGAGAACAGAATCTCAATAGGGCCTGCCTTTAATAAAGCAGATGGCAATTTCATTTCAATGGGTCACACCTACAGTAAGGGAAATGGGAATTTCATATCGATGGCTCAAAATTATAACAAGGGCAACAATAGTAACTTATCAATGGGTCCGCCCTTTGACAAGGACGATGGAAGTTTTATATCAATAGGCCAGTCATGTGAAAAGGGAGATAGCAGTTTCATATCGTTAGGTAGCTCCTACAACAAAGGTGATGAGAATTTTATTTCTATGGGTGCAACATATGGTAAGGCAAATGAGAATTTCATCTCAATGGCTCCCACCTATGATAAACAGACTGATAATATTACATCAATGGGTCCGACCTATGACAAGGCTGATTCGAATGTTGTACCAATTGGTCCTCCCTATGATAAAGGAGCTACCAATTCTATGAGTCATAATTACAATAAGAATGACAGCAGCACCATCTCTTTTGGAAGTTTCCATGATGAACCCGAGACAAATCCTTCTGGCGGGATCATCAGCAGCTATGATTTGCTGACGAGTAGTCAGAACACGGCTCCGCAGTCAGAAGAACTTGGCCTGAAGGATCCAGTTCAGTCACATACAGATCCAAATGTAGGTGAAGCTCTGCAAGTTGATTCTAAAACTGATACGGTTCCAAAAAATAAAGAGCCAAGGACTGCTAGGAAAGCTCCTCCAAACAACTTCCCTTCAAATGTCAAAAGTTTGTTATCGACTGGTATGTTTGATGGCGTTCCGGTGAATTATGTTTCCTGGTCACGGGAG AAAAACCTCAAAGCAACCATAAAAGGGGCCGGGTATCTATGTTCCTGCGATCAATGCAATCACACAAAG TCTCTTAATGCTTATGAGTTTGAGCGTCATGCTGGTGCCAAGACCAAACATCCCAATAATCACATCTACTTTGAGAACGGAAAGACCATTTATGCAGTAGTCCAAGAGCTGAAGAACACTCCTCAGGACATGCTGTTTGAGGTCATTCAAACCGTGACAGGGTCTCCTATTAATCAGAAGAATTTCCGCATCTGGAAAG CATCATATCAAGCTGCAACCCGAGAACTTCAGCGTATCTATGGAAAAGATGAAACCACTGTACCTTCTTGA